A stretch of Zootoca vivipara chromosome 13, rZooViv1.1, whole genome shotgun sequence DNA encodes these proteins:
- the SLC25A35 gene encoding solute carrier family 25 member 35, giving the protein MDFLLSGVAACGACVFTNPLEVVKTRMQLQGELRAPGTYTRHYRNVFHAFYTIGRVDGLSALQRGLLPALFYQFGFNGLRLGLYGIADTAGYIRASDGSISLLRTTVAGALSGVVSATVSSPIYMVKTHIQAQSAAEIAVGHQYQHQGMLHALAMIHKEHGVLGLWRGSLSSAPRVMVGSSTQLATFSSSKEFFSRLEIFPKDSWLLALSAGMTSSVTVAVAMTPFDVASTRLYNQPVGPRGEGLLYKGLFDCLSKIIRSEGFFGIYKGLGASYFRIGPHTILSLLFWDRLRQSYRGWTQQKR; this is encoded by the exons ATGGACTTCCTCCTCAGTGGGGTGGCAGCCTGCGGGGCTTGCGTGTTTACCAACCCGCTGGAGGTGGTGAAGACCCGCATGCAGCTGCAAGGAGAACTCCGTGCTCCAGGGACCTACACCCGCCATTACCGCAACGTCTTCCACGCCTTCTACACCATTGGACGGGTGGACGGCCTGTCAGCTCTCCAGCGGGGCCTCTTGCCCGCCTTGTTTTACCAGTTTGGCTTTAACGGACTCCGCTTGGGCCTCTACGGGATCGCCGACACGGCGGGCTACATTCGCGCCTCCGACGGGAGCATCAGCCTGCTGCGCACCACCGTGGCTGGGGCATTGTCCGGGGTGGTCAGCGCCACCGTGAGCAGCCCCATCTATATG GTGAAGACCCATATCCAGGCTCAGTCCGCTGCTGAGATCGCTGTAGGGCACCAATACCAGCACCAG GGGATGCTTCATGCTCTGGCCATGATCCACAAAGAGCATGGCGTGCTTGGACTGTGGCGCGGGTCCCTCTCATCTGCACCTCGTGTCATGGTTGGCTCTTCGACACAACTTGCTACCTTctcttcttccaaagaattcttTAGCCGACTTGAG ATCTTCCCTAAGGACAGTTGGCTGCTGGCATTGAGTGCTGGAATGACGAGCAGTGTCACTGTGGCTGTCGCCATGACACCCTTTGATGTGGCCAGCACCCGCCTCTACAATCAGCCTGTAGGACCCCGAGGTGAG gGCCTGTTGTACAAGGGCCTTTTTGATTGCCTCTCCAAAATCATCCGTTCGGAAGGTTTCTTTGGGATCTACAAAGGCCTAGGTGCTTCCTATTTCCGTATCGGCCCTCACACCATCCTGAGCCTCCTCTTTTGGGACCGGCTGCGCCAGTCCTACAGAGGCTGGACACAGCAGAAGCGATGA